One genomic region from Nilaparvata lugens isolate BPH chromosome 3, ASM1435652v1, whole genome shotgun sequence encodes:
- the LOC120350546 gene encoding uncharacterized protein LOC120350546 produces the protein MKKNDSGIVSPDKRGKGTCSRKIPDFIEKHARDHILSMPKVGSHYCRKSSNKLYLSSQLNLEKLYRLYLEKCNEDNKKITENNTKLLLQDRKLPVSKSAYKVFFYLYGNLSFHKPKKDQCVTCNRYKTSSEVEKTEEKEKQDLHVFNKNRAREIKQEEVKKCTDNVQNERTVLNMDLQAVLECPNGEVPPIFYKRKLAVYNFTIFDLISKEGTCCMWDETEGNRGSTEIATCIFNYINCRKDVLEFFLMSDSCGGQNLNQFISTAFLYAVKMTHAKKIEHVYYETGHSQMEGDSLHSVIEITAKNIQVNTPSEWQLICQLARKTHKPYNVVPMTHNSFINWTSVAEENKKKARYETVDGEVVEWRKIKWFLYQKDHPESIFF, from the exons atgaagaaaaatgattCAGGAATTGTGTCGCCTGATAAAAGAGGAAAAGGTACTTGCTCCAGAAAAATTCCTGacttcattgaaaaacatgcTCGTGACCATATCTTATCAATGCCCAAGGTAGGGTCCCATTATTGTAGAAAATCCAGTAATAAACTTTATCTTTCTTCTCAGCTTAACTTGGAAAAATTGTACCGTCTATATTTGGAAAAGTGCAACGaagacaataaaaaaattacagaaaacaACACTAAGCTACTTCTTCAAGATAGAAAATTACCGGTTTCAAAGTCTGCTTATaaggtatttttttatttgtatggaAATCTAAGCTTTCATAAGCCTAAAAAGGACCAGTGCGTTACCTGCAATAGATACAAAACATCAAGTGAAg TTgaaaaaactgaagaaaaagaaaaacaagacCTTCATGTGTTCAATAAAAACAGAGCTAGAGAAATAAAGCAGGAAGAAGTAAAAAAATGCACAGATAATGTTCAAAATGAAAGAACTGTCTTAAATATGGATCTTCAAGCTGTTTTAGAGTGTCCTAATGGAGAAGTACCACCAATCTTTTATAAAAGAAAACTGGCTGTATATAACTTTAcaatttttgatttaatttcaaaaGAAGGAACATGTTGCATGTGGGACGAAACTGAAGGAAACAGAGGTTCTACTGAAATTGCTACATGCATCTTCAACTACATCAATTGTCGCAAAGATGTGCtggagttttttttaatgaGTGATAGTTGTGGGGGGCAGAACCTTAATCAATTTATCTCTACTGCTTTCTTGTATGCAGTAAAAATGACACATGCTAAAAAGATAGAGCATGTATATTATGAGACAGGTCATTCACAGATGGAGGGAGATTCTTTGCATTCAGTCATTGAAATAACTGCAAAAAACATTCAAGTAAATACTCCATCAGAATGGCAGTTAATTTGTCAACTTGCAAGAAAAACACACAAGCCATACAATGTTGTGCCAATGACTCATAACTCATTTATTAATTGGACATCAGTagctgaagaaaataaaaaaaaggcGAGATATGAGACAGTGGATGGGGAAGTAGTGGAATGGCGAAAGATAAAATGGTTCTTGTACCAAAAAGACCACCCTGAATCCATATTTTTTTAA